From a single Intestinibaculum porci genomic region:
- a CDS encoding ABC transporter ATP-binding protein yields the protein MAKLSLEHIYKTYPNGFEAVKDFNLDIKDKEFIIFVGPSGCGKSTVLRMIAGLEDITSGTLTIGDTVCNDVEPKDRDIAMVFQNYALYPHMTVAENMGFALKIAHVDKATIDQKVHEAAKLLDIEHLLDRKPKALSGGQRQRVAMGRAIVRNPKVFLMDEPLSNLDAKLRVQMRVVISRLHQKLGTTFIYVTHDQTEAMTLGTRIVVLKEGVVQQIDTPQNLYNKPANLFVAGFIGSPQMNFLNAKVVLEADGVHVVLDNGINIKVDKKRETALMNGSYIGKNVIFGIRPEDIYDKTSFVEKHKDTQFTAHVDVYETLGAEVYLYFNIGDTKVTARVEPTTQARQGDTVKFALDLTNYHLFDKDTEVAI from the coding sequence ATGGCAAAGTTATCATTAGAACATATTTATAAAACATACCCTAATGGCTTTGAAGCCGTTAAGGACTTTAATCTCGATATCAAAGACAAAGAATTTATCATTTTCGTCGGTCCTTCTGGATGTGGGAAATCAACCGTCTTAAGAATGATCGCCGGTCTGGAAGACATTACCAGCGGAACATTAACAATTGGTGATACAGTTTGTAATGATGTTGAACCAAAAGACCGTGACATCGCAATGGTTTTCCAGAACTATGCCCTCTACCCTCATATGACCGTTGCAGAAAACATGGGCTTCGCTTTAAAGATTGCTCATGTCGATAAAGCCACAATTGATCAGAAAGTGCATGAAGCCGCAAAACTGCTGGATATTGAACACTTATTAGATCGTAAACCAAAAGCTCTTTCCGGCGGGCAGCGTCAGCGTGTAGCCATGGGCCGTGCAATCGTCCGTAATCCTAAGGTCTTCTTAATGGATGAACCATTATCTAACCTGGATGCTAAATTACGTGTGCAGATGCGTGTTGTCATTTCACGTTTACACCAGAAATTAGGAACAACTTTCATCTATGTCACTCATGACCAGACAGAAGCCATGACTTTAGGAACGCGTATCGTTGTCTTAAAAGAAGGTGTTGTTCAGCAGATCGATACACCTCAGAACCTTTATAATAAACCTGCCAACTTATTCGTTGCCGGCTTCATCGGTTCGCCACAGATGAACTTCTTAAATGCGAAAGTTGTCTTAGAAGCTGATGGTGTTCATGTCGTCTTAGATAACGGCATTAACATTAAAGTTGATAAAAAACGCGAAACTGCCTTAATGAATGGCAGCTATATCGGTAAGAATGTCATCTTCGGTATTCGTCCAGAAGATATTTATGATAAAACTTCATTTGTAGAAAAGCACAAGGATACACAGTTCACCGCTCATGTCGATGTTTATGAAACCTTAGGTGCTGAAGTTTACTTATATTTCAACATCGGTGATACGAAAGTCACTGCCCGTGTTGAACCGACGACACAAGCTCGTCAAGGTGATACGGTCAAATTCGCACTTGATCTTACAAACTATCATCTTTTCGATAAAGACACTGAAGTTGCTATCTAA
- a CDS encoding DUF6106 family protein, whose translation MDTYVEYSYKMDVSLRQKLFRALLIALAVIFGFYSIFVPIFIPVTLLWIVLAVYYQRSLNCEYEYILCDNELQIDRIINKAKRKHVETFNMDQLEAMEVAKPHFFEDYKDKKVKVRRFYSSYNDDQVYGLMLKAGGLYTCLMLQANDKLVNALTLRYPHALRKEA comes from the coding sequence ATGGATACGTATGTAGAGTATAGCTACAAAATGGATGTGTCATTACGCCAGAAGCTCTTTCGAGCATTATTAATTGCCCTAGCTGTGATCTTTGGATTTTACAGCATCTTTGTGCCGATCTTTATTCCAGTCACCTTGTTATGGATCGTCTTAGCCGTTTATTATCAGCGAAGTCTCAATTGCGAATACGAGTACATTCTCTGTGATAATGAACTGCAGATTGACCGCATCATTAACAAGGCCAAAAGAAAACATGTCGAGACCTTTAATATGGATCAGTTAGAAGCGATGGAAGTTGCGAAGCCTCACTTCTTTGAAGACTACAAAGATAAAAAGGTCAAAGTCAGAAGATTTTATTCCAGCTATAACGATGACCAGGTTTATGGTCTGATGTTAAAAGCGGGTGGACTTTATACCTGCCTGATGTTACAGGCTAATGACAAACTGGTCAATGCTTTGACTTTACGATATCCTCATGCTCTGCGTAAGGAGGCGTAA
- a CDS encoding carbohydrate ABC transporter permease translates to MKFKKKRVSEFATPYTVSDAWKKGDGVTKASFCVMGLGLLAKRRYVKGLIYLGIEVAFLVFMFAQGFANIGALPGLGSVAQKQVWNDAKGIYEYSQGDNSLLILLYGIATLFIVIGFILLWRSSVKSCYKAQKLMEEGKHLNTFKQDVSTLFDENLHSLLLAGPVTGVLIFTILPLVFMISMAFTNYSIKGNHLILFDWVGLKNFATVLSLKSSIGQEFWGVLGWTLIWAVFATFLNYFFGMILAIVINRKETHAKSFWRFCFVLSVAVPQFVSLLIMRTMLQPQGAVNVLLKNAGFISTSLPFFTNTTWARVTVIVINLWVGIPYTLLQVTGILQNIPAELYESAKMDGASPVVTFFKITLPYMLFVTTPYLITTFTGNVNNFNVIYLLSGGDPTPVGGTAGKTDLLVTWLYKLTIDKQYYNIGAVIGILTFIVLAIVALVTYRNSGSYKNEEGFM, encoded by the coding sequence ATGAAATTCAAAAAGAAAAGAGTGAGCGAGTTTGCCACCCCTTATACCGTCTCTGATGCCTGGAAAAAAGGTGACGGGGTCACTAAAGCATCGTTTTGTGTAATGGGTCTTGGCTTACTGGCTAAAAGAAGATATGTAAAAGGTTTGATTTACCTGGGCATTGAAGTTGCTTTCTTAGTTTTCATGTTCGCTCAGGGCTTTGCAAATATCGGCGCTTTACCAGGACTGGGCAGTGTTGCTCAGAAACAGGTTTGGAATGATGCCAAAGGAATTTATGAATATTCCCAGGGGGATAATTCATTACTGATCTTGTTATATGGTATTGCTACACTGTTTATCGTCATTGGTTTCATTCTGTTATGGCGCTCTTCCGTAAAGAGCTGTTATAAAGCGCAGAAACTGATGGAAGAAGGAAAACATTTAAATACCTTCAAACAGGATGTTAGTACTTTATTTGATGAAAACTTACATTCACTGTTATTAGCTGGGCCAGTCACTGGGGTTTTGATCTTTACGATCTTACCACTGGTTTTCATGATTTCGATGGCCTTCACAAACTACAGTATCAAAGGGAACCATCTGATCCTCTTTGACTGGGTTGGCTTAAAGAACTTTGCGACTGTTTTATCTTTAAAATCTAGTATCGGTCAGGAATTCTGGGGTGTCTTAGGATGGACCTTAATCTGGGCTGTCTTCGCAACCTTCCTGAACTACTTCTTTGGGATGATCTTAGCGATCGTCATCAACCGTAAAGAAACACATGCGAAATCATTCTGGAGATTCTGCTTCGTTTTATCAGTTGCCGTTCCACAGTTCGTTTCTTTATTAATCATGCGTACAATGTTACAGCCTCAGGGTGCGGTCAATGTCTTATTAAAGAATGCTGGTTTTATTTCTACCTCTTTACCATTCTTTACCAATACCACTTGGGCTCGTGTCACTGTTATCGTCATCAACTTATGGGTTGGTATTCCTTATACCTTATTACAGGTAACCGGGATCTTACAGAATATCCCAGCTGAATTATATGAATCTGCTAAGATGGATGGGGCAAGTCCAGTTGTGACTTTCTTCAAAATCACTTTACCTTATATGTTATTCGTGACAACACCTTATTTGATTACAACCTTTACTGGTAACGTCAATAACTTCAACGTCATCTACCTGTTATCAGGCGGGGATCCAACGCCTGTTGGCGGTACAGCCGGGAAAACCGACTTACTGGTTACCTGGTTATACAAGTTAACTATTGATAAACAGTATTACAACATTGGTGCCGTCATTGGTATTTTAACATTCATCGTTTTAGCAATCGTTGCCTTAGTTACTTATCGTAACTCCGGCAGTTATAAGAATGAGGAGGGATTCATGTAA
- a CDS encoding amylo-alpha-1,6-glucosidase gives MKRITKNDITSHDPFTMPEWLLTNGLGGYAYLSVPFIHTKSYHALFNASLHPPVDRYSVLYDMLGCCRIDGQDYDLQDYFDYILIGDVITYVYTLHDITIKQTISLVHNKNTFVMNYHIFNPSAKTIEFYLRPILSLRIPDQVNEKAPEYAIFPYRNRLSIVPLNRKDTLIHMKISNGVFTQEHQDYTPAPYTFHQKMGGGIQDHLSIPGFFESIITDQQVNISVSCTLEEHIDDPITAIGSEIARKEALTFSKDALFNRLVKAADNFIVKRGDGHSIIAGYPWFTDWGRDTLISLEGLTLVTRRFNDAKDILTTFIETLKDGLCVNMFPDGNGDALYNTADASLWLIHATYQYYQYTHDYAFIKKYFSALQNIIFTYIKGTKHNIHLNDDFLLSAGSGEDQITWMDVRIHGKAVTPRHGCPVELNALWYNALCIMDQFAKLLGEESFFDMLAGKCKESFTKFFDTHKGYLYDVAYEDATMRPNQLYAFALPFPIIDQKQAASMVEKVYEQLYVGKGLRTLPADHPDYHGIYTGVVEKRDLAYHQGTAWGYLIGPFLRADYALYHNKARTALLLKPLLNSLDEQCINGINEIFDADAPHIGKGCVTQAWSVAEVLCIYANILKSD, from the coding sequence ATGAAAAGAATCACGAAAAACGATATCACATCGCATGATCCCTTTACCATGCCGGAGTGGCTGCTCACCAATGGTTTAGGTGGTTACGCTTATCTCAGTGTGCCTTTTATTCATACCAAATCCTATCATGCCCTTTTTAATGCCTCACTGCATCCGCCCGTTGATCGCTATAGCGTGCTCTACGATATGCTGGGATGCTGTCGTATTGATGGTCAGGATTATGATTTACAGGACTATTTTGACTATATCCTCATCGGTGATGTTATCACCTATGTTTACACTTTACATGATATCACAATTAAACAGACAATTTCATTAGTACACAACAAAAATACTTTTGTGATGAATTATCATATTTTCAATCCATCCGCGAAAACAATCGAATTCTATCTTCGACCGATCTTATCCCTGCGGATTCCTGATCAAGTCAATGAAAAAGCCCCAGAATACGCGATCTTCCCTTATCGCAATCGTTTATCCATTGTCCCTCTCAACCGTAAAGATACGCTCATTCATATGAAAATCAGTAATGGTGTCTTTACCCAGGAACACCAGGATTACACCCCTGCGCCTTATACCTTCCATCAGAAAATGGGCGGCGGGATTCAGGATCATCTCAGCATTCCCGGTTTTTTCGAAAGTATCATTACCGATCAGCAGGTCAACATCTCTGTAAGCTGCACATTAGAAGAACATATCGATGATCCGATTACAGCCATCGGCAGCGAAATTGCCCGTAAGGAAGCTTTAACATTCTCTAAAGATGCCCTTTTTAATCGTTTAGTGAAAGCCGCAGATAACTTTATTGTGAAACGCGGTGATGGTCATTCGATCATTGCTGGTTACCCTTGGTTTACCGACTGGGGCCGAGATACCTTAATCTCCTTAGAAGGACTGACCTTAGTGACGAGACGCTTTAATGATGCCAAAGATATTCTCACGACCTTTATTGAAACGCTGAAAGATGGCTTATGTGTCAACATGTTCCCTGATGGCAATGGAGATGCTCTCTATAATACGGCTGATGCCTCTTTATGGCTCATTCATGCAACGTATCAGTATTATCAGTATACCCATGACTACGCGTTTATTAAAAAGTATTTTTCGGCTTTGCAAAATATCATTTTTACTTATATTAAAGGCACCAAGCATAACATTCATCTGAATGATGACTTCCTGCTTTCGGCCGGCAGCGGAGAAGATCAGATCACCTGGATGGATGTCCGCATTCATGGTAAAGCGGTCACCCCGCGCCATGGCTGCCCCGTGGAACTGAACGCCTTATGGTATAACGCTTTATGTATCATGGATCAGTTTGCGAAACTCTTAGGCGAAGAATCGTTCTTTGATATGTTAGCGGGAAAATGCAAAGAAAGCTTCACCAAATTCTTTGATACCCACAAAGGTTATCTCTATGATGTCGCTTATGAAGATGCGACGATGCGTCCTAATCAGCTCTATGCCTTTGCCTTGCCGTTCCCGATCATCGATCAAAAACAGGCCGCCTCAATGGTGGAAAAAGTGTATGAGCAGCTGTATGTTGGTAAAGGTCTAAGAACCCTGCCAGCTGATCATCCTGATTATCATGGTATTTATACCGGCGTCGTCGAAAAACGCGACCTTGCTTATCATCAGGGCACAGCATGGGGTTATCTGATTGGTCCATTCTTACGCGCTGATTATGCGTTATATCACAATAAAGCCCGCACCGCTTTACTGCTCAAGCCACTCTTAAACAGCCTCGATGAACAGTGTATCAACGGGATTAATGAAATCTTCGATGCCGATGCGCCGCATATTGGCAAGGGCTGCGTCACCCAAGCCTGGAGTGTCGCTGAAGTGTTATGTATCTATGCCAATATTCTCAAGAGCGATTAA
- a CDS encoding extracellular solute-binding protein: protein MNTKKTLAAALAATTMFGLVGCGSSSSSNTTSTKKAEDKALTATMTVWSPQEDQSKANGNWLKKECEAFAKEHPKWKLTFKYGVCSEADAGKKVTQDVSGSADVYMYANDQLGTLIDAKALAQLGGDTLSEVKSTNSSTMLKSVTSDGKVYGIPFTGNTWFMYYNKAKFSSSDIKSLDTMLKKGKVAFPVSNSWYLGSFYVANGGTIFGDGSKAKKGIQFGGDKGYATTKTLVDLVNNKNFSDDANGSGLSALRNKKVDAYFSGSWDYDAVKKALGKNFGAAQLPTVKIDGKDQQLKSFAGSKAIGVNPNSKNMEVAVKLAAYLGGEKAQKDHYTLRSIIPCNTKLLKESDIKSDPLIAAQNNTINNTSILQPTITEMGNYWTPVETFGKALVAKQVNASNYKKKTDAFQKSLNTDVTK, encoded by the coding sequence ATGAACACAAAGAAAACATTAGCTGCAGCCCTTGCAGCAACTACAATGTTTGGTCTTGTTGGCTGTGGCAGCTCATCAAGTTCAAACACAACATCTACTAAGAAAGCAGAAGATAAAGCTTTAACAGCTACGATGACAGTCTGGTCACCACAGGAAGATCAGTCTAAAGCAAATGGTAACTGGTTAAAGAAAGAATGCGAAGCTTTCGCTAAAGAACATCCAAAGTGGAAATTAACATTCAAATATGGTGTATGTTCAGAAGCTGATGCTGGTAAGAAAGTTACTCAGGATGTTTCTGGATCTGCCGATGTTTATATGTATGCAAATGACCAGTTAGGTACATTGATTGATGCCAAAGCTTTAGCACAGTTAGGTGGGGATACTTTATCAGAAGTTAAGAGTACAAACTCATCTACAATGTTAAAATCTGTAACATCTGATGGTAAAGTTTATGGTATTCCTTTCACTGGTAATACATGGTTCATGTACTATAATAAAGCAAAATTCTCTTCATCAGATATCAAGTCATTAGACACGATGTTAAAGAAAGGTAAAGTTGCTTTCCCAGTATCTAACTCATGGTACTTAGGTTCATTCTACGTTGCTAACGGCGGAACAATCTTCGGTGATGGCAGCAAGGCTAAGAAAGGCATCCAGTTCGGCGGCGATAAAGGTTATGCTACAACTAAGACATTAGTTGACTTGGTGAACAACAAGAACTTCTCAGATGATGCAAACGGTTCTGGTTTATCAGCATTACGTAATAAGAAAGTTGATGCATACTTCTCAGGTTCTTGGGATTATGATGCAGTTAAGAAAGCCTTAGGCAAGAACTTCGGGGCTGCGCAGTTACCAACTGTTAAGATCGACGGTAAAGATCAGCAGTTAAAATCATTCGCAGGTTCTAAAGCAATCGGTGTTAACCCTAACTCTAAGAACATGGAAGTTGCTGTTAAATTAGCTGCATACTTAGGCGGCGAAAAAGCGCAGAAAGATCATTATACTTTAAGATCAATCATCCCATGTAATACTAAATTATTAAAAGAATCAGACATTAAGAGTGATCCATTAATTGCAGCTCAGAACAACACAATTAATAATACTTCAATCTTACAGCCTACTATTACTGAAATGGGTAACTACTGGACACCAGTAGAAACATTTGGTAAAGCTTTAGTTGCAAAACAGGTTAATGCAAGCAACTACAAGAAGAAAACCGATGCATTCCAGAAATCTTTAAACACTGATGTCACTAAATAA
- a CDS encoding sensor histidine kinase — protein MKRLITLARNMKVRHKIIMIYMAVGLVPLLAVGVIAYVNINNLVTQRELENYQNVLSLTVTAMDSDIKVYNNLSNYIAYNETIADIVSSDYSNDYDFYKKLTSTLDPMITSATNFHTDIDRVTIYTRKDIVAHGTTLMPITAIAHESWYKKALASDTPYWVVDAKNKTVLNVRRMPTLERKNRVGILVIALDYNQLFKRFSALGKYNYGVYVDAEGQAIYHYDGMINPQDELSFKTAKADAKKQDSRVIQATSSETAWHVYFYRSTMSLARAHMQKDFVFLGTILLIMVVVSVLSLRWTSKFIVDRIEALTKNAKAIQDGKLEVDVTSDDKDEIGTLIRAFGQTVERIKFLIEEVYESKLNEKNYEMRALQQQINPHFLYNTLSMINFMALESGQNAISKITLSLSDFYRTALNKGNNTCSLGDELKNMNAYLDIQQMMHDYEFELDVVIDEELKDYETPNLILQPIVENAIGHGIDLLEDRKGILRVYATSTNDEIYIMVEDNGVGMDEETMEKMLSQNSKGYGMRNVNQRIKLLYGEDYGLHIESIIGQGTVVMIRLPKRKFVKKNPS, from the coding sequence ATGAAACGTCTGATTACTCTGGCAAGAAACATGAAAGTCCGCCATAAAATCATTATGATTTATATGGCGGTAGGTCTTGTGCCTTTATTAGCCGTTGGTGTGATTGCTTATGTGAATATCAATAATCTGGTCACCCAGCGAGAATTAGAAAACTATCAGAATGTGCTCTCCTTAACAGTAACAGCGATGGATAGTGACATTAAGGTTTATAACAACTTATCTAATTATATTGCTTACAATGAAACCATTGCGGATATTGTCTCTAGCGATTACAGCAATGATTATGACTTTTATAAGAAACTGACCAGTACCCTTGATCCGATGATTACGAGTGCAACGAATTTTCATACCGATATCGATCGGGTCACCATTTATACCCGTAAAGATATCGTGGCTCATGGCACGACCTTAATGCCCATTACGGCTATTGCCCATGAATCCTGGTACAAAAAAGCCTTAGCGAGTGATACCCCCTATTGGGTGGTGGATGCGAAAAACAAAACAGTTTTGAATGTCCGACGTATGCCGACATTAGAACGTAAAAACAGGGTCGGCATCCTTGTCATTGCCCTTGATTACAATCAGCTCTTTAAACGTTTTTCAGCCCTTGGCAAGTACAATTATGGGGTGTATGTCGATGCGGAAGGGCAAGCGATCTATCATTATGATGGGATGATCAATCCACAGGATGAGCTCAGCTTTAAAACCGCCAAAGCGGATGCAAAGAAGCAGGACAGCAGAGTTATTCAGGCGACTTCTAGTGAAACCGCCTGGCATGTCTATTTCTATCGCTCCACGATGTCTCTCGCCCGTGCTCATATGCAGAAAGACTTTGTTTTTCTGGGAACCATTTTACTCATTATGGTCGTTGTCTCCGTTTTATCGCTGCGCTGGACATCTAAGTTTATCGTCGATCGTATCGAAGCCTTAACGAAGAATGCGAAAGCGATTCAGGATGGCAAACTGGAAGTTGATGTCACCAGTGATGATAAAGATGAAATCGGGACTCTGATCCGCGCTTTCGGGCAGACGGTGGAACGGATTAAGTTCCTGATTGAAGAAGTCTATGAATCAAAACTCAATGAAAAGAACTATGAAATGCGTGCCCTCCAGCAGCAGATCAATCCGCATTTCCTCTATAACACCTTATCGATGATTAACTTCATGGCCTTAGAAAGCGGGCAGAATGCTATCAGTAAGATTACTTTATCATTATCTGATTTCTATCGTACCGCCCTCAATAAAGGCAATAACACCTGCTCATTAGGCGATGAATTAAAGAACATGAATGCTTATCTGGATATCCAGCAGATGATGCATGATTATGAATTCGAACTCGACGTCGTCATTGATGAAGAGCTTAAAGATTATGAAACGCCTAATCTGATCTTACAGCCGATTGTAGAAAATGCGATCGGTCATGGTATTGACTTATTAGAAGATCGTAAAGGTATCTTACGCGTTTACGCCACTTCCACAAATGATGAAATTTATATTATGGTCGAAGATAACGGCGTCGGCATGGATGAAGAAACCATGGAAAAAATGTTGTCTCAAAACTCTAAAGGTTATGGTATGCGTAACGTCAATCAGCGTATTAAACTGCTGTATGGTGAAGACTATGGTCTCCATATTGAAAGTATCATCGGTCAAGGGACCGTTGTCATGATCCGCTTACCAAAACGTAAATTTGTGAAGAAGAACCCTTCTTAA
- a CDS encoding CapA family protein: MRRRLDLQFKCWIILLSSCLIMPTHVIVHKQVFVPQKQTVKKTIVQPKTVIKPVYANITAVGDTICHDRINAQAYSSINRQYHYSSLFTNIKSHFQGKDLCIANLETTINPRLPVHGYPNFNAPASLIDDLKALGIHMVSTANNHCLDTGYNGLVSTIDTLNAKKMDHTGTYKSAYDRDTILMKNLNGIQTAFLSFTYGTNHALAKSQSYSVNVINKDEMKRQIDLAKKAGAQAIVVSMHWGVEYQLKENQTQDDLAQFLIQNGVNVILGSHPHVLQPMKRLTVKDAQGQSHEGFVIYSLGNFFSSQVAPHTHESVILDIRLKKEKQVTVDQVHYTPLYNAQNGRSYTLYDLDQVISSYEKGNAPRYSAAFYNQAKKEKAQIASIMGGDL, encoded by the coding sequence ATGAGAAGAAGATTAGACTTACAATTTAAATGCTGGATTATTCTCCTATCATCATGCTTAATTATGCCAACGCATGTGATTGTGCACAAACAAGTATTTGTTCCGCAAAAACAGACGGTTAAGAAAACGATCGTTCAACCTAAGACAGTTATCAAACCCGTCTATGCAAATATCACTGCGGTAGGTGATACGATCTGTCATGATCGGATCAATGCCCAGGCTTATTCAAGCATAAACAGACAATATCATTACAGTTCTCTCTTTACCAACATTAAGAGTCACTTTCAGGGTAAAGATCTTTGTATTGCCAATTTAGAGACAACCATCAATCCCCGGTTACCGGTGCATGGCTACCCTAACTTTAATGCCCCAGCTTCGTTAATTGATGATTTAAAGGCTTTAGGTATTCATATGGTATCCACTGCTAATAATCATTGTCTGGATACCGGTTATAATGGTTTGGTTTCCACCATTGATACGCTCAATGCGAAAAAGATGGATCATACGGGAACTTATAAGTCTGCTTATGATCGTGATACGATTCTGATGAAAAATCTCAATGGTATTCAAACAGCGTTTCTTTCTTTTACTTATGGCACGAATCATGCGTTAGCGAAGAGTCAGTCGTACAGCGTGAATGTTATTAATAAAGATGAGATGAAAAGACAAATTGATTTAGCGAAAAAAGCTGGTGCCCAGGCGATTGTAGTGAGTATGCACTGGGGTGTTGAATATCAGCTAAAGGAAAATCAAACCCAGGATGACTTAGCGCAGTTTCTCATTCAAAATGGCGTCAATGTCATCTTAGGATCACATCCTCATGTCTTACAGCCAATGAAGCGTTTAACAGTGAAAGATGCCCAGGGCCAAAGTCATGAAGGCTTTGTCATCTATTCCCTAGGGAACTTCTTTTCTTCACAGGTGGCGCCACATACCCATGAATCCGTGATTCTGGATATCCGCTTAAAAAAAGAGAAACAGGTCACCGTAGATCAGGTCCATTATACGCCTTTGTATAATGCCCAAAACGGCCGCTCTTACACATTATATGATCTTGATCAGGTGATCAGCAGCTATGAAAAAGGCAATGCGCCACGCTATAGCGCTGCCTTCTATAATCAGGCTAAAAAAGAAAAAGCACAGATTGCATCAATAATGGGAGGAGATTTATGA
- a CDS encoding response regulator transcription factor: MYSILVADDEKIGRKGVHFLLNQMDEDLDIIEAKNGKEALAYIQNHPLDILLTDIKMPFLDGIELIKEALKVQPQLKIAIFSGYSDFEYAKKALSLGVLEYILKPVNPEEFKATMAKVIAQVDDLKATAEKEDKTENLIKEHILYNLVNGNSDEAIEEHLGSTVEDYIKPYHRLILLQFPENFFGNKEDIQKDFLKCIRLPFDYLNLNLSQSLFFFEEDAFDAINAAAHDIFNMLQIQYHTKGYIAISKSIKDLSEIENKVETLEEILEGMYYHPDKYIYSELDEDNISVAPYEDIEDLTKRVKHDINLKDINRLKKDFDNFYAIYYAQDDFSNDYIKFLFSGMIKDIYNALTVTKEKDLDAMIVRFYRANDFKAIRSIMDEFIALLEKEFQKSESLNHQEIKDVIRYVYNNYNLDLSVDSLAEQVCLAPSYLSHIFKKETGENLGKFIKRVRMEKAKELLESSNEKIVSIAVAVGYANVSYFCQSFREYYGISPQKYRSQGES, encoded by the coding sequence ATGTATAGTATTCTGGTTGCCGATGATGAGAAGATTGGCCGTAAAGGCGTTCACTTCTTACTCAATCAGATGGATGAAGATTTAGATATTATTGAAGCGAAAAATGGTAAAGAAGCCTTAGCTTATATTCAGAACCATCCCTTAGATATCTTATTGACAGATATTAAGATGCCTTTTTTAGATGGCATTGAACTGATTAAAGAAGCCTTAAAGGTGCAGCCCCAGTTAAAAATTGCCATTTTTAGCGGCTACAGTGATTTTGAATATGCGAAAAAAGCATTATCTTTAGGGGTTCTTGAATATATCTTAAAACCGGTCAATCCGGAAGAATTCAAAGCTACGATGGCGAAAGTCATCGCCCAGGTCGATGATTTAAAAGCGACCGCAGAAAAAGAAGATAAAACGGAAAACTTAATCAAGGAACATATTCTTTATAACTTAGTCAACGGTAATTCCGATGAAGCCATTGAAGAACATTTAGGATCAACAGTGGAAGATTATATTAAACCTTATCATCGCTTGATCTTATTGCAGTTCCCTGAAAACTTCTTTGGCAATAAAGAAGATATTCAGAAGGACTTCCTGAAGTGTATCAGATTACCTTTTGATTACTTAAACCTGAACTTATCCCAGTCATTATTCTTCTTTGAAGAAGACGCTTTTGATGCCATCAATGCGGCTGCCCATGATATCTTCAATATGTTACAAATTCAGTATCATACCAAAGGGTATATTGCCATCTCTAAAAGTATTAAAGACTTAAGTGAAATTGAAAATAAAGTAGAAACATTAGAAGAGATCCTCGAAGGAATGTATTATCATCCTGATAAATACATCTATTCCGAATTAGATGAAGACAATATTTCCGTTGCCCCTTATGAAGATATTGAAGACTTAACCAAACGAGTTAAACATGATATTAACCTGAAAGATATCAATCGTCTTAAAAAAGACTTTGATAACTTCTACGCTATATATTATGCCCAGGATGATTTCTCAAATGACTATATTAAGTTCTTATTCTCGGGGATGATCAAAGATATTTATAATGCTTTAACGGTAACGAAAGAAAAAGATCTTGATGCGATGATTGTCCGTTTCTATCGTGCCAATGACTTTAAAGCGATCCGCAGTATTATGGATGAATTCATTGCCTTGCTGGAAAAAGAATTCCAGAAATCAGAAAGCCTGAACCATCAGGAAATCAAAGATGTCATCCGCTACGTCTACAATAATTATAATTTAGACTTAAGCGTGGATTCCTTAGCGGAACAGGTCTGCTTAGCACCAAGTTATCTGTCGCATATCTTTAAAAAAGAAACGGGAGAGAACTTAGGTAAGTTTATTAAACGCGTCCGTATGGAAAAAGCCAAAGAGTTATTAGAGTCCAGCAACGAAAAGATCGTGTCCATTGCCGTGGCTGTCGGCTATGCGAACGTTTCTTATTTCTGTCAGAGCTTTAGAGAATATTATGGTATTTCACCACAGAAATACCGCAGTCAGGGAGAAAGCTGA